A single window of Lutzomyia longipalpis isolate SR_M1_2022 chromosome 1, ASM2433408v1 DNA harbors:
- the LOC129786294 gene encoding protein abnormal spindle, with product MSRFEVRVTPTRVKVARKRDEAREPTVVTMAPFSAKAIVTFEDIPVGKVARRVLLVENPTALEGKFLVTKTCKPEYNIALEWTSCMIEGSSNRTLEIVWNPPKAVACREVIQLTDSRGFRKDVAVILKSLEPRKGIKKPLKAQNAAVPKKTKTKTPTPPRQAIRKTAFTPDVVVKYKAKSPHLRKMISPQKKIRSGAKNKENQQPVTPPNTSGIFDQIHFTPVTETKPAGTSYIDYLASLPTPVAVTATAGKRFLWSPSDQTDQVDQVVVQPPPPPSRVLQPIGEDYPRLSTETYITGNISPKDSFEVCPEIHKTFDVTKKIEVPPCGSNENLSRQIDEIVLTPLRKIITSESMKNLSGQRGQSKEQEFLKLNQGSMPNLHEIEKINSIESNRYFFAGTEMPPMGALDERPSTFAFNASEIRAQSSRVNLNEEEEPEVSPIPGAVAKSVELFKVPMLKRNRDQLGASNGEVRSSLMTLSPPKKYRPDDICSARASSADGLSVKTWSRYQPKKLKPLTLIKPPRTPKKEEASTTSLYDPKLLRSVVNPDPFAASTTCDPFLSATTFLDDEAVEKHEKHFKKWLNALVTVPEELDGADQKIDVARLFNEVKNKELTLAPTKESVSAKYFIKYRLENLRKAASELYQSEGMQKVLSYVTVLVEKKQLTIQQNRDLHRDLALQRQILELIFCFNPLWLRIGLEVVFNEKIELNSNRDIHGLTNFILNRLFRNKALEKKGNRNYTHTAEYGEKIKKFTLKQMLHLIYLLDRAKECRIIRHNPCLFVKQAPWKESGEVMKQLTSLLVTNVGDILRYLKRIGYVLEHKQTYIDEFDYAFGNLATDLRDGIRLTRVMEVILMREDLSKNLRYPAISLLQKRHNAELALSALTEADFVIAGNITGKDIAEGHREKTLSLLWQIIYKFRAPKFNAAATTIQQWWRNSWLKVVIARRIAYRKEMVRHQAATVIQSAIRGFLVRRAYREFREERIVATVIIQTYYRRYAAEKKYKELRGAVICVQQWWRSVQDVRRDRAKFHETRAAVIKIQNWFRRVQTARKLEAVARVADARRREIKLLNASAIVIQRAVKSYLIHKRLRDTVDKVMKFNRHQKLENNAATKIQSYWRMRRARRSFQTILIAALTIQRFWRMRKLARMEREDFLAIRKATIAVQRQWRAQITMKTEKSKFIILKQATIVIQQHFRALKAMRSSRKSFQELKAATLTVQRKFRANCAMKTTRKSFLALKTATVTIQRRFKARKLMLKQQFEFICLRESTITIQRFFRGYQSTKIQRKEFVALKEATVVLQRRFRANRSMVQHRNDFQQLKSASITIQRRFRATRAMQNNRKEFLQIKNAALVIQRHFRATKLMKIQRIEFVSYQYSCTVIQQHFRGWRMMRTARREFLQIKSAAVSIQRRFRAQKSMKMDRKEFQEKKKAALCIQNWWRASVAMKTSRRDFLKVKEVTIKVQRAFRAKKLMQKHRNEFQLLLKAAVVVQRAWRAKVAMRKANGDFKQLKQATINLQRRFRAKKAMALQKKEYAALKLASEIIQRKWRATLMARNQREEFLCMKKAALVIQKRFRATLLMRKFREDYLAHKKASLIITQRWRATLMMRRERKTYIEVRQKIVNLQMRWRATLQMKAERRNFEILKKATLVIQRRFRAKKAKRIARIAYIELQYATIIIQRRFRALKMMKKAQQDFRQLSQATILIQKRFRERKLTHLQRKSFLEKKSAATVIQKHFRSFLLMRRQREEYHKIHNAIVTVQRIYRARLEMRKIRCQYLLIKSLIVCLQRKFRAKMAMKHTREVFLQLKNVTISVQRRFREKMKTRQLREEFEVAKRSIVKIQALARGYLSRKRFEAMMTPEAVEMRRRIKAAKTIQSVWRGYVTRKKKQTRSMREIAEKIVNTRKTAKSADTVRQHLKKAMLVLKGRFGVHEISRMLEKMENLSRTVPHILIPDAPFVARFCCSVMADAIRSEPHKLIIESCARVMLNLARYEHTVELVFLPDAFTIIAQMLLRWCDKKCEIFNTLCTLIWVFIQDPKKNQKIREFMVTRDAVFMLREIRKLVLRKENMKRNTQRGLDLMQQISGQSLRKLPTLKPDYGVIRNQIYVFNCSVFAFDTILSKMQINLAP from the exons ATGAGTAGATTTGAG GTCAGAGTCACTCCGACACGAGTGAAAGTGGCCAGGAAGAGAGATGAAGCGCGTGAGCCCACCGTGGTCACCATGGCACCCTTCTCGGCAAAAGCCATCGTAACATTTGAGGACATTCCGGTGGGGAAGGTGGCCAGGCGTGTGTTGCTCGTTGAGAATCCCACAGCCCTGGAGGGGAAGTTTCTCGTGACAAAGACCTGCAAGCCAGAGTACAACATTGCCCTCGAGTGGACATCCTGCATGATTGAGGGATCCAGCAATAGGACGCTGGAGATTGTTTGGAATCCACCAAAAGCCGTGGCTTGTAGGGAAGTCATTCAGCTCACGGATAGTCGGGGATTCCGGAAGGATGTGGCTGTCATACTGAAATCTCTGGAGCCACGAAAGGGTATAAAGAAACCCCTGAAGGCCCAGAATGCCGCCGTGCCGAAGAAGACAAAGACCAAGACTCCAACTCCTCCGCGACAGGCCATCCGGAAGACTGCCTTCACGCCCGATGTCGTGGTGAAGTACAAAGCAAAGTCACCTCATCTCCGGAAGATGATTTCCCCGCAGAAGAAGATTCGATCGGGAGCAAAGAACAAAGAGAATCAGCAGCCAGTTACCCCGCCCAACACTTCTGGGATCTTTGATCAGATTCACTTCACTCCAGTCACGGAGACAAAGCCAGCTG GGACAAGCTACATTGATTATTTGGCCTCCCTGCCAACCCCTGTGGCAGTTACCGCAACAGCTGGAAAGAGATTTCTCTGGTCTCCCAGTGATCAAACTGACCAGGTGGACCAGGTGGTCGTGcagccaccaccaccaccatcacGTGTCCTGCAGCCCATTGGGGAGGATTACCCGCGTCTCAGCACGGAAACCTACATCACGGGCAACATAAGCCCCAAGGATTCCTTCGAAGTCTGCCCAGAGATCCACAAGACGTTCGATGTGACGAAAAAGATTGAG GTACCTCCGTGCGGTAGCAATGAGAATCTGTCGCGCCAGATTGACGAGATTGTCCTCACGCCCCTCCGAAAGATCATCACGTCGGAGTCAATGAAAAACTTGAGTGGGCAACGTGGACAGAGTAAGGAGCAGGAATTTCTCAAGCTTAATCAGGGGAGTATGCCGAATTTGCATGAAATTGAGAAGATCAATTCAATTGAGAGCAATAGATACTTCTTTGCTGGCACTGAAATGCCCCCAATGGGTGCCCTCGATGAGAGACCCTCAACGTTTGCCTTTAACGCCAGTGAAATCCGTGCACAATCGAGTCGTGTGAATCTCAATGAGGAGGAAGAGCCTGAAGTGAGTCCCATTCCCGGTGCTGTAGCTAAATCCGTGGAGTTGTTCAAGGTGCCAATGCTGAAGAGGAACAGAGATCAGTTGGGCGCTTCGAATGGTGAGGTACGAAGTTCTTTGATGACTCTGTCGCCGCCAAAGAAGTATCGTCCGGATGATATTTGTTCCGCCAGGGCGTCCAGCGCGGACGGTCTTTCCGTGAAGACTTGGTCTCGCTACCAACCGAAGAAATTAAAGCCACTTACATTGATAAAGCCTCCGCGAACCCCGAAAAAGGAGGAAGCATCGACAACTTCTCTGTACGATCCGAAGCTCCTGCGAAGTGTGGTGAATCCCGATCCATTTGCCGCCAGTACAACGTGTGATCCCTTTCTGTCTGCCACGACATTTCTCGATGATGAGGCAGTGGAGAAGCATGAGAAGCATTTCAAGAAGTGGCTCAATGCTCTCGTCACCGTGCCCGAGGAGCTCGATGGAGCTGATCAAAAAATAGACGTTGCACGGCTCTTCAATGAAGTCAAGAACAAAGAACTAACACTAGCGCCGACAAAGGAGAGTGTCTCGGCAAAGTATTTCATTAAGTATCGTCTTGAGAATCTCAGGAAGGCTGCTTCGGAGCTATACCAGAGTGAGGGAATgcaaaaagttctttcttaT GTCACAGTTCTTGTGGAGAAGAAGCAGCTGACAATTCAACAAAATCGGGATTTGCACAGAGATCTCGCACTACAGCGTCAAATTCTCGAGCTTATTTTCTGCTTCAACCCATTGTGGTTGCGAATTGGCTTGGAGGTGGtgttcaatgagaaaattgagctCAATTCCAATCGTGACATTCATGGGCTCACAAATTTCATTCTCAATCGTTTATTTCGCAATAAAGCGCTGGAGAAGAAGGGGAATCGCAACTACACCCACACAGCGGAGTATggggagaaaattaagaagttCACCCTCAAGCAGATGCTGCATTTGATTTATCTCCTCGATAGGGCCAAAGAGTGCCGTATTATACGCCACAATCCATGCTTGTTCGTCAAGCAGGCACCGTGGAAGGAGAGTGGGGAGGTAATGAAGCAGCTCACGTCACTTCTTGTGACCAATGTTGGGGACATACTGAGGTATCTCAAGAGAATTGGCTATGTTCTTGAGCACAAGCAGACGTACATTGATGAATTCGATTATGCCTTTGGGAATTTAGCTACGGATCTCAGGGATGGGATAAGGTTGACGCGTGTGATGGAGGTGATACTAATGCGTGAGGATTTGTCCAAGAATTTACGCTATCCCGCCATATCGTTGCTACAGAAGCGACACAATGCTGAATTGGCACTGTCGGCACTCACAGAGGCGGATTTTGTGATTGCCGGCAATATAACGGGGAAGGATATTGCGGAGGGGCACCGGGAGAAGACTCTGTCGCTCCTCTGGCAGATTATCTACAAATTTCGTGCGCCAAAATTCAATGCAGCCGCTACGACGATTCAGCAATGGTGGCGAAATTCATGGCTAAAGGTGGTTATTGCGCGGAGGATTGCCTACAGGAAGGAGATGGTGCGTCATCAGGCGGCCACGGTGATTCAGAGTGCAATCCGGGGGTTTCTCGTGCGTCGAGCCTATCGGGAATTCCGGGAGGAGCGTATTGTGGCAACGGTAATCATTCAAACGTACTACAGACGGTATGCGGCTGAGAAGAAGTACAAAGAATTGCGCGGGGCTGTGATTTGTGTCCAACAGTGGTGGCGGTCTGTTCAGGATGTGCGGAGGGATCGTGCTAAATTCCATGAGACACGTGCAGCCGTCATCAAAATCCAAAATTGGTTTCGACGCGTGCAGACGGCACGAAAGCTCGAAGCTGTCGCCAGAGTGGCTGATGCGAGGCGGAGAGAGATAAAATTGCTCAATGCGAGTGCCATTGTTATTCAGAGGGCTGTTAAGTCCTATCTCATCCATAAGAGACTACGTGACACTGTCGACAAGgtgatgaaattcaatagaCACCAGAAATTGGAGAACAATGCCGCCACAAAGATTCAATCATATTGGCGAATGCGCCGAGCTAGACGGAGTTTCCAGACCATCCTCATTGCCGCGCTTACAATTCAGAGATTCTGGCGAATGCGAAAATTAGCTCGCATGGAGAGGGAAGATTTCCTCGCCATTCGAAAGGCTACCATTGCAGTTCAACGCCAATGGCGTGCCCAGATCACGATGAAGActgaaaaaagtaaatttatcatCCTCAAACAAGCCACAATTGTCATTCAGCAACACTTTCGGGCACTCAAAGCCATGCGATCTTCCCGAAAATCCTTCCAGGAGCTCAAAGCTGCCACACTTACCGTCCAGAGGAAATTTCGTGCAAATTGTGCCATGAAGACCACACGAAAATCCTTCCTTGCCCTCAAGACAGCTACTGTAACCATCCAGAGACGTTTCAAAGCTAGAAAATTAATGCTAAAGcagcaatttgaatttatctgCCTGCGAGAGTCAACAATAACAATCCAGAGATTCTTCCGTGGGTATCAAAGCACAAAAATCCAGAGGAAGGAGTTTGTGGCTCTCAAGGAAGCCACCGTAGTCCTTCAGAGACGTTTCCGTGCAAATCGCTCAATGGTGCAGCATCGAAATGATTTTCAGCAGCTAAAGAGTGCTTCCATCACCATCCAGAGGCGCTTCAGAGCCACACGTGCCATGCAAAACAATCGCAAGGAGTTCCTTCAGATCAAAAATGCAGCTCTTGTCATCCAGAGACACTTCCGGGCGACAAAACTAATGAAAATCCAGAGAATTGAATTTGTAAGTTATCAATACTCATGCACAGTCATTCAGCAACATTTCCGTGGTTGGAGGATGATGCGAACAGCCCGGAGGGAGTTTCTGCAGATCAAATCAGCAGCTGTTTCCATCCAGAGAAGATTCCGTGCCCAGAAATCCATGAAAATGGATAGAAAGGAGTTTcaggagaagaagaaagcaGCTCTGTGCATTCAGAATTGGTGGAGAGCTTCAGTGGCCATGAAAACATCCCGCAGAGACTTCCTGAAAGTCAAGGAAGTCACAATAAAAGTCCAGAGGGCGTTCAGAGCGaagaaattaatgcaaaaacaTCGCAATGAATTCCAGTTACTTCTCAAAGCTGCTGTAGTAGTTCAACGGGCGTGGAGAGCAAAGGTGGCTATGAGAAAAGCTAATGGAGATTTTAAACAGCTGAAACAGGCCACGATAAATTTGCAGAGAAGATTCCGAGCGAAGAAAGCAATGGCTCTGCAGAAGAAGGAGTACGCGGCGTTGAAATTGGCCAGTGAAATTATTCAGCGGAAATGGAGAGCCACTCTCATGGCCAGGAATCAAAGGGAGGAATTTTTGTGCATGAAGAAAGCTGCCCTGGTGATCCAGAAGAGATTCCGAGCCACATtgttgatgagaaaattccgGGAAGATTATTTAGCGCACAAAAAGGCTTCCCTTATCATCACTCAACGTTGGAGAGCAACATTGATGATGAGAAGAGAAAGGAAGACTTACATTGAAGTCCGGCAGAAGATCGTAAACCTCCAAATGCGCTGGAGGGCAACTCTTCAGATGAAAGCCGAAAGGAGAAACTTTGAAATCCTTAAGAAGGCCACCCTCGTCATTCAGAGACGCTTCCGTGCCAAGAAAGCCAAGAGAATTGCCCGGATTGCTTATATTGAGCTTCAGTATGCAACAATTATTATCCAGAGACGTTTTCGTGCActaaaaatgatgaagaaagcCCAACAAGACTTCCGGCAACTCTCACAAGCTACAATTCTCATCCAGAAACGATTCCGTGAGAGGAAACTCACGCATCTTcagagaaaatctttcttgGAAAAGAAATCCGCAGCAACTGTCATTCAAAAGCATTTCCGGAGCTTTCTTCTAATGCGTCGGCAGCGGGAGGAATACCACAAGATCCACAATGCCATTGTGACTGTTCAAAGGATATATCGAGCACGATTGGAGATGCGAAAGATTCGCTGTCAGTACCTTCTTATTAAATCCCTAATTGTTTGCCTTCAGCGGAAATTCCGCGCGAAAATGGCCATGAAACACACGAGGGAGGTATTCTTGCAGCTCAAGAATGTCACAATCTCCGTTCAAAGGAGATTCcgtgagaaaatgaaaactaGGCAACTCAGGGAGGAGTTTGAAGTGGCCAAGAGGAGTATTGTGAAGATTCAAGCCCTAGCCAGGGGTTATCTGTCTAGGAAACGCTTTGAAGCAATGATGACACCGGAAGCTGTGGAGATGAGACGTAGAATTAAGGCAGCTAAAACCATTCAATCCGTCTGGCGGGGCTATGTTACGAGGAAGAAGAAACAAACGCGTAGCATGAGGGAAATTGCCGAAAAGATCGTTAATACACGCAAAACGGCCAAGTCAGCGGATACGGTGAGGCAACACTTAAAGAAAGCCATGCTAGTGCTCAAAGGAAGATTCGGTGTGCACGAAATAAGTCGAATGCTCGAGAAAATGG AGAATCTCTCACGAACTGTCCCACATATTTTAATACCTGATGCCCCATTTGTGGCGCGTTTCTGTTGTTCTGTGATGGCCGACGCCATTAGGTCTGAACCCCATAAACTAATCATTGAGAGCTGTGCCCGCGTAATGTTGAATCTCGCTCGCTACGAGCACACAGTTGAGCTCGTCTTCCTCCCGGATGCCTTCACAATCATTGCCCAGATGCTACTGCGGTGGTGTGATAAGAAATGTGAGATTTTCAACACACTCTGCACGCTAATTTGGGTATTTATTCAGgatccaaagaaaaatcag AAAATCCGGGAGTTTATGGTGACGCGAGATGCTGTCTTTATGCTGCGTGAGATTAGGAAATTGGTGCTGCGGAAGGAGAACATGAAGAGGAATACGCAACGTGGTCTGGATTTAATGCAGCAAATAAGTGGGCAGTCCCTGCGAAAATTGCCCACGCTAAAGCCGGATTATGGTGTTATCCGGAATCAAATTTACGTATTCAATTGCTCCGTTTTTGCCTTTGATACAATTCTCAGTAAGATGCAAATTAATCTCGCGCCATAA
- the LOC129786298 gene encoding helicostatins, with product MRPALIPLFLLGGFCVAVFATSDTLNEREDGYNLNSLLPPSGSRNAVPLRDLEPLEQLVDKKADRYVFGLGRRSDPYAAAAESSGGTIKRLPMYNFGLGKRARPYAFGLGKRSGDDDEYQDAVDAYESWPVMYPIGEKSDALDIKRGRPYSFGLGKRYMSKNTDPVERRSASRYNFGLGKR from the exons ATGCGTCCAGCCCTGATTCCACTTTTCCTCCTTGGTGGCTTCTGCGTGGCAGTCTTCGCAACAAGTGACACCCTCAATGAACGAGAAGACGGCTACAATCTCAATTCCCTCCTGCCGCCAAGTGGATCACGCAATGCAGTTCCACTGAGGGATTTGGAGCCGCTGGAACAGCTCGTGGACAAGAAGGCAGATCGCTATGTCTTTGGGCTGGGCAGGAGGTCTGATCCCTACGCCGCGGCGGCAGAATCCTCCGGGGGTACCATCAAACGACTCCCAATGTACAACTTTGGGCTGGGCAAACGAGCACGGCCATATGCTTTTGGCCTAGGGAAGCGGAGTGGTGATGACGATGAATACCAAGACGCTGTGGATGCTTACGAATCCTGGCCAGTCATGTATCCCATTGGAGAAAAATCTGAcg CTTTGGACATCAAGAGAGGTCGACCGTACAGCTTTGGACTCGGCAAGAGGTACATGTCCAAAAATACAGATCCCGTGGAAAGAAGATCCGCATCGCGATACAATTTCGGCCTTGGTAAGCgttag